One window from the genome of Saimiri boliviensis isolate mSaiBol1 chromosome 2, mSaiBol1.pri, whole genome shotgun sequence encodes:
- the RTL1 gene encoding retrotransposon-like protein 1 translates to MIEPSEDSFETMMEHKNPSSKQMESSEGSSSTTEATSGRGSSVQGEAGPASGPAQEMKEPPSGPLQEREEMPTDLLQDMEEPSSGPHKEIEDPPNDLLQDLEESCNASHQARGGDPLSGASDRMKEASVTPSGAQEEQEAHTDLKESGREEAPQEGQNQTEHSTAELMAMVRSIISLYFRMQDLKEQQRVAEEILIKGIIAGQLPAPRPFSGDRREFHEFIVLCQLTLQSYPRKFCNDRLRVEYVIDHLSGLALEWARARVQEDSPLIGNFPAFLEAMSEVFEYRQALRVAEEAMFSIRQGGRSATEYIDEFQSLVPILGWPDEVLQAHLCQGLNEEIRHYLFRIPQPESLDSLIVLILQIEEKLAERRAVLRLPPESRPRNLTWIDSPAPERWSVSSWLPSEVHPGINRAHLFLLLMVRVNPYHSVAVQALVDSGADGNFMDEKFAQEHYVELYEKPYPQPIHSVDGSLIGNEPVWLYTEPLVCIHQNHQESIKFDIVPSPNFSVVLGIRWLRLHAPEVDWVKGRCTFHSPYCLKNCFRPPPPCIALERHGMSLLPGLPHPYSDLADVFNPKEADDETSDQPSSDGSDDLSESEPSELQQAGDSDHSETFYECPSTAPWEPVSARMQERARLQEEYWDLQDMLTDRQDYIQMIPELFDQLHGAAWFTKLELRGTIVEESVNVHGTEDVWKAAFGLELQEMKSYQPFALSPDPIIPQNVIHFILKDMLGFLVLSYGQEVLIYSMSQEEHLQHVRQVLVRFRHHNVYCSLDKSQFHRQTVEFLGFVVTPKGVKLNKNVMTIITGYPTPGSRLSLRNFMEFVFPYRHFVEQFSIIAEPLVRQLLSSCQFYWGAEEQEAFECLQRAFRKAPLLHHPKPQNRFYLETGITGTGLHASLIQIDEQTGRRACCAFYSRSISPIEVEYSQVEMKILPIRAAFMVWCRYLENTEEPIMILLNTEDLASLNNDRLTVLLPGHWVFFFSHFNFDVMELPEQDGGRALPPSRNLRWRRAFRRSTAARQTLLLASRGFPTDPSAESGEEENEDQDEAQEQALRQELLAVIPIDQLLNSFLAHFSMAQIRAVILQFFRGLLYWKNVLALASILVLLRVRRLPPLLPPPAMQAVRPQPRRSLRLFLDSSLVAGSGITTAITQLLTQMPALVGANTIPAQELAELFLGPGRWQRNALQPQTHRGLQFTPGFWLTLCEFFGMRVTPREDSLPALRENRYLELHVVGDEDVVLREALQDDLQRYRQCGLHDGLQDTSQDKQDNDVQEASPSHAAAAHPLRPRHLMDPQVLEFLSSRLLHIRSADGQLHLLSREQAARALSRFLTLIYRQALPAPAWGSQPREQARLEEPPDEDEDADLD, encoded by the coding sequence ATGATAGAACCCTCTGAAGACTCATTTGAGACGATGATGGAGCATAAGAATCCATCATCAAAACAAATGGAGTCCTCCGAGGGCTCATCCAGCACCACCGAGGCGACATCGGGCAGGGGCAGCAGCGTGCAGGGAGAGGCGGGGCCGGCCAGCGGCCCCGCCCAGGAAATGAAGGAGCCGCCCAGCGGCCCACTCCAGGAAAGGGAAGAGATGCCCACTGATCTACTCCAAGACATGGAGGAGCCATCCAGTGGCCCACATAAGGAAATAGAGGATCCACCCAATGACCTACTCCAAGACCTGGAGGAGTCATGCAACGCTTCACACCAGGCAAGGGGGGGGGATCCACTCAGTGGAGCATCTGATAGGATGAAAGAAGCATCAGTCACCCCATCGGGAGCCCAAGAAGAGCAAGAGGCTCACACTGACCTGAAGGAATCGGGGAGGGAGGAGGCTCCTCAAGAAGGGCAAAACCAGACCGAGCACTCTACCGCGGAGCTTATGGCCATGGTGAGGTCCATCATCTCGTTGTACTTCCGAATGCAAGACCTCAAAGAGCAACAAAGAGTAGCAGAAGAGATCTTGATCAAAGGGATCATTGCAGGCCAACTGCCCGCCCCAAGGCCCTTCTCCGGGGATCGCAGAGAATTCCACGAGTTCATCGTGCTCTGCCAACTGACCTTACAGAGCTACCCAAGAAAGTTCTGTAACGACCGTCTGCGCGTTGAGTATGTCATCGACCACCTCTCCGGCTTGGCCTTAGAATGGGCCAGAGCTCGAGTGCAGGAAGACAGCCCCCTGATCGGAAACTTCCCAGCCTTCCTGGAGGCcatgtcagaggtgtttgaataCCGCCAGGCACTTCGTGTGGCAGAAGAGGCCATGTTCAGTATCAGGCAGGGCGGCCGCTCGGCCACCGAGTACATTGATGAGTTCCAGAGCCTGGTACCCATCTTGGGCTGGCCAGACGAAGTCCTGCAGGCCCACCTGTGCCAGGGGCTCAACGAGGAGATCAGGCACTATCTATTCCGGATCCCTCAGCCAGAATCCCTAGACAGTCTGATTGTGCTCATCCTGCAAATAGAAGAGAAGCTGGCGGAGAGAAGAGCCGTGCTCAGGCTGCCCCCCGAGTCCCGCCCCCGGAACCTGACCTGGATTGACTCACCTGCTCCCGAGAGGTGGAGTGTCAGCAGCTGGCTGCCCAGCGAAGTCCATCCGGGTATCAACCGCGCCCACCTCTTCCTGCTGCTCATGGTGAGAGTGAACCCCTACCACAGCGTCGCCGTCCAGGCCCTGGTGGATTCGGGAGCCGACGGCAACTTCATGGATGAGAAGTTCGCCCAAGAGCACTACGTGGAGCTCTATGAGAAGCCTTACCCTCAGCCGATCCATTCCGTGGACGGCTCGCTGATTGGCAACGAGCCGGTCTGGCTCTACACGGAGCCCCTGGTGTGCATCCACCAGAACCACCAGGAATCCATCAAATTTGACATCGTACCTTCACCAAACTTCTCCGTGGTCCTGGGCATCCGCTGGCTCCGACTCCATGCCCCAGAGGTCGACTGGGTCAAAGGCCGCTGCACCTTCCACTCTCCCTACTGCCTGAAGAACTGCTTCCGCCCACCCCCGCCATGCATCGCCCTGGAGAGACACGGCATGAGCCTGCTACCCGGACTGCCACACCCATACTCAGACCTGGCCGACGTGTTTAACCCGAAGGAAGCAGATGATGAGACTTCCGACCAGCCAAGCTCAGACGGATCCGATGATCTTTCTGAATCAGAGCCCTCTGAGCTTCAGCAGGCTGGAGACAGTGATCACAGCGAGACCTTTTACGAATGTCCCTCCACCGCGCCTTGGGAACCTGTGAGCGCCAGGATGCAAGAAAGAGCCAGGCTACAGGAGGAATACTGGGACCTGCAGGACATGCTGACCGACAGACAGGACTACATACAGATGATTCCGGAACTGTTTGACCAGTTACACGGAGCCGCGTGGTTCACAAAACTGGAGCTGCGCGGGACCATCGTGGAGGAAAGCGTGAACGTGCACGGCACCGAAGATGTGTGGAAAGCAGCGTTTGGTTTGGAGCTTCAAGAGATGAAGAGCTACCAGCCGTTCGCCCTCTCCCCAGACCCTATCATCCCTCAGAACGTCATTCACTTCATCCTAAAGGACATGCTAGGCTTCCTCGTGCTTTCCTACGGCCAGGAAGTCCTGATCTACTCAATGAGCCAGGAGGAGCACCTCCAGCACGTCCGCCAAGTCCTGGTCCGCTTCCGCCATCACAACGTCTACTGCTCCCTGGACAAGAGCCAGTTCCACCGCCAAACCGTGGAATTCCTGGGCTTCGTTGTCACCCCCAAAGGGGTGAAACTGAACAAGAACGTCATGACCATCATAACAGGGTACCCCACCCCTGGCTCCAGGCTCTCTCTGCGGAACTTCATGGAGTTCGTCTTCCCCTACCGGCACTTCGTGGAGCAATTCAGCATCATCGCCGAGCCCCTGGTGCGGCAGCTGCTGAGCTCCTGCCAGTTCTACTGGGGGGCCGAGGAGCAGGAGGCCTTCGAGTGCCTCCAGAGGGCCTTCCGCAAGGCTCCCCTCCTCCACCACCCCAAGCCCCAGAACCGATTCTACTTGGAAACCGGCATCACCGGCACGGGCCTGCACGCCTCCCTGATCCAAATCGACGAGCAGACCGGCAGGAGGGCCTGCTGTGCTTTCTACTCCCGCAGCATCTCCCCCATCGAGGTCGAGTACTCGCAAGTGGAGATGAAGATCCTTCCCATACGGGCTGCCTTCATGGTGTGGTGCCGCTACCTGGAGAACACCGAGGAGCCCATCATGATCCTTCTCAACACAGAGGATCTAGCCTCTCTGAATAATGACAGGCTCACCGTACTTCTCCCCGGCCACTGGGTCTTCTTCTTCTCTCACTTCAACTTTGACGTCATGGAGCTGCCAGAACAGGATGGCGGCCGAGCCCTGCCACCTTCGAGAAACCTCCGGTGGAGGAGAGCCTTCCGGAGGAGCACGGCGGCCAGGCAGACCCTGCTGCTGGCCTCCAGGGGATTCCCCACGGATCCATCAGCGGAATCCGGGGAAGAAGAGAATGAGGACCAGGATGAGGCCCAAGAACAGGCCCTACGGCAAGAGCTGCTGGCCGTGATTCCCATCGACCAGCTCCTCAACAGCTTCCTCGCCCACTTCAGCATGGCCCAGATCAGGGCCGTCATTCTGCAGTTCTTCCGAGGCCTCCTGTACTGGAAGAACGTCCTGGCCCTGGCGTCCATCCTCGTGCTACTGCGGGTGAGGCGACTTCCCCCGCTGCTGCCGCCACCCGCCATGCAGGCGGTTCGGCCCCAGCCCCGGCGCTCCCTACGACTCTTCCTGGACTCCTCCCTCGTCGCGGGCAGCGGCATCACGACAGCCATCACCCAGCTGCTCACCCAGATGCCCGCCCTCGTAGGCGCAAACACCATCCCGGCACAGGAGCTGGCCGAGCTATTCCTGGGCCCCGGCCGCTGGCAGCGAAACGCCCTGCAGCCCCAGACCCACCGAGGCCTACAGTTCACCCCTGGGTTCTGGCTGACGCTGTGTGAGTTCTTCGGTATGAGAGTCACCCCCCGGGAGGACAGCCTCCCCGCCCTTCGTGAGAACCGCTACCTGGAGCTGCACGTCGTTGGCGATGAGGATGTCGTCTTGCGAGAAGCCCTGCAAGACGACCTGCAACGTTACCGTCAGTGTGGCCTGCATGACGGCCTGCAAGACACCTCGCAGGACAAGCAGGACAACGACGTGCAGGAGGCCTCGCCCAGCCACGCGGCCGCGGCCCACCCGCTCCGCCCACGCCACCTCATGGACCCGCAGGTCCTGGAGTTCCTCAGCAGCCGCCTACTCCACATCCGCAGCGCCGACGGCCAGCTGCACCTGCTTAGCCGGGAGCAGGCCGCCAGGGCCCTGAGCCGGTTCCTGACCCTGATCTACAGGCAGGCCCTGCCTGCCCCCGCCTGGGGGAGCCAGCCCAGGGAGCAGGCCCGGCTGGAAGAGCCGCCTGACGAGGACGAAGATGCTGACCTCGACTGA